The Cygnus atratus isolate AKBS03 ecotype Queensland, Australia chromosome 2, CAtr_DNAZoo_HiC_assembly, whole genome shotgun sequence genome window below encodes:
- the RPS20 gene encoding 40S ribosomal protein S20 — protein MAFKDTGKAPVEQEVAIHRIRITLTSRNVKSLEKVCADLIRGAKEKNLKVKGPVRMPTKTLRITTRKTPCGEGSKTWDRFQMRIHKRLIDLHSPSEIVKQITSISIEPGVEVEVTIADA, from the exons ATG GCGTTTAAGGATACTGGCAAGGCACCTGTGGAACAAGAGGTGGCAATTCATCGCATCAGAATTACTTTGACAAGTCGCAACGTGAAATCACTTGAGAAGG tctgtgccGACTTGATCAGAGGTGCTAAGGAGAAAAACCTAAAGGTGAAAGGACCTGTTCGCATGCCCACCAAG ACTCTGCGAATCACTACCAGGAAGACACCTTGTGGTGAAGGTTCGAAGACCTGGGACCGTTTCCAAATGCGCATCCACAAGCGGCTCATCGACTTGCACAGCCCTTCTGAGATCGTGAAGCAGATCACTTCTATCAGCATCGAACCAGGTGTAGAAGTCGAAGTCACTATTGCCGATGCCTAA